CCCCTGGctcacctcctctctccccctcattcACTCAGATCCAGCCACACAGGTCTCCCTGTTCTTCCTACACTCTGCCAGGCTCTGCCTTTGAAGAGGCTCTTCTCTCTGCTGGACCACCCCTGTCCGATTCTCACCAGATTCATGCCCTCACCTTCTTCATGTCTTTACATGAATGTCATTTTCATAGACAGGCCTTTCTCTGACCCTGACATTGCAGCCCTGGCCCCCTCAACTTCGGCTGCATTTCCCCATGTCATTCACCTCACTctgacatgttttttttttaattaaatttttttattttattgatttaagggtgagggagagagaaacatcatcattgtgagagagaaacatggatcagttgtctcccatatgcgccctgaactggggattgaacccgaaatctgggtatgtgccctgatcaggagttgaacccacgacccttagATGCAcaggtgatgctccaaccaactgagccccaggGCTCCCTCTGACATGTTATACATGTATCATGCCAATTGTTGCCTTCCCAAACTACCAGGAGCAGGAAATTTTTAACTCTCTGGGTCAATACTGTAACCCTGGCTCCTAGAGGAGGGGTTGGAATACAACAAACGCTCAATATCCGCGTAACACTCAGCACTTCCTCCTCCTTTGTTAGAATTCTCAAGGATGAGGACACGGGCAGTGGTATTGGTAGCTGCAGAGGGCTGCCTCCTTTTTGGGGAAAGCTGTCTTAGAGTCACCACCAGCTGGGAACTGCAAGCCTGGCTAAGGAGCGAGGGGCATGGCATGTCACAGGATTGCAAGACTTGGCTGATGTGTTTGGGCAAAAACTGGGTGTCTTGGTCAGGGACGGTAGGGTCTTCGCCTTCCAACGCTGCGCACACCCACCCCAGAGCAGAGCAGACACCGGCCGCTGCGGCAGGGGGTtgcggggtggggcgggaggtggTGGGATCTATGGGAGAGGGTTGGCCAGGGGCCCTGAGACTCGTGAGGACCTGAGGCCGTGCGTAAGGCTGGACTGAAGCTGAGCAGAGTCGGCCAAGCGGCCAAGCGTAGGCCTGGGAGTCGCTTTCATCCCTGGTCGGAGGGTGGTGGGGCCTGTTGGGCGGGTCCGAGGGGAACTCGACCATGGCTGCCTTTTCTGTTAAGCCTTCCTAGAGCTATTAATTAgtttagcaaatgtttattgacctGCTACTATGTTCCAGGCGGAACACAGCACGGGACAGACAGAAACTCAGCCGCTGTGGCGCTCACAGTCTAATggggcaggcaggcgagaggcAAGAGAAATAGGTAAAACACGTCATGTTGAGATGGAGACATGGCGGGTCATGTAGATTTTATATAGAGGGATCAGGGAAGACCTCCCTGCGAAGAAGGCATTTGAGTCAAAACGTGAAAACAGTGAGGGAGAGTGTGATGGCGCAGACCCCCTAGGCACCTCTGTTCTGGAAGGATCTCCGGGGCCCTCCGTTAGTCCCTCAGCTGAGCCAGGTGCCCCCAGGTCAGGCTCCACAGCCCGATTGTCCCTGCCTTTGCCTTTCAGGCCTGCCCTTGCTCATTTCTCAGGTGTCAGCTCACTCACCACCTCAGGCATCTCTCCTTTTTTGTCACtgcttcctttcctctccatATTTCTTGGGTACCCTCTTTCCATTTCCTGTCTCCTTGCCTGTCCTCAATTTAAATGGCAAAGATTTCCTTTTACTcactagtgcagtgatggcgaacctatgacacgagtgtcagaggtgacaatctgccggggtccaaccccagcaggtccaggggttcccaaaggcgtagacggagtcggcgaagaaggaaggacacggagacagtgttcagttgatcagcagcctagccaggatctctagccaggatctccagccaagttctggtctggatctccagagaggttctgcataggatctccagccaggttctgtgtccatgttgtcttgctaggttctccagccaggctccgtcgaggctctccagccaggctcagtcaccaggttccagtcaggctctcctgccaatctccgcagtcaggttcagtccaggatcccctgccatgctctctcgccaggctccgcctccaggctccgaggccagtccctgtccaggatcctccggcatgctctctccagcgaagttcttctgtctctagagaacgctctgtgtaggttctgtgcctaggctctgtctctcttggtcctgtcttccaagccctgtctctgaagttctgtcttataagttctgtgttctgaattctgtcttgttacatctgtatttataccagttgattttaatcctgtcaatttctattccaaaggttagggcgtttcttatctccattccagggagtaaagattatgtagcttaagcatgattgttcatagttaaagtgattagttacccgcctggcacttagttgaggggttttattccctccctaacttcaggggaaaatccctacctggggattcaacctttctcggagaggtgaccttggttaaaacacagcgccaagaaggtgagcaaacatattaagaaccgtatgccatatatgccaggtcccttgaaacagcaaggatggaccggctcccggcaacaatcaaactcatttttttggttgatttttctttgttaaatggcatttaagtatataaaataaatatcaaaaatataaatctttgttttactatggttgcaaagatcaaaaaatttctatatgtgacacggcaccagagttaagttagggtttttcaaaatgctgacacaccgagctcaaaaggttcgccatcactgcactagtgAATGCCCGGCATTTAGTGTGGTGCCCTCCGCTGCCACATACTAaatactacttttttttcttaattgaaagAATAGAGACTAACtgccataaaaagaaaaggaactgggtgtctccagacattgcccagCACCTTTGAGAAAAAACtgcccccagttgagaaccactgagttacagCCTCAGAAGCACCTGCAGTGTCAGGGTTTGCGGTTCATCCTGCTAACCCTTCTCTTGTGTTTGCATCAGAAGCTGTGGCCCCCTAAGACCACGGGGAAGCAGAGCTTGGGTGGCAGGAGCTGAGTGGTGAGATGGGTGGCCTGATGGATTCTGTGGGGCCCAGGTCCTCCCCAGCTGTGAAAGCAGATGCCTTTGTGTTACAGCCCCTTCCTCAGGGGACAAAACCTGATCCCCAGGCTCCAGGTGGAGCTCGTTGCAGGCGCAGTTCAGGCTTCAGGCACCCCTGCTTCCACTGAGACCGCCTCCTGGtccagctccactcccacccccaccccgtcccccagCTTCCAGTTCAAGATCTGCCTCCAGGGATCTATAGCTGTACAGGGGAGCATTCTGTATTTTATATACTGTTGGATTGGATTTGCTGTTCTTTCTTTGGGCTTTTTGCATCTGCATCCATTCCTGATTTCATGAACAGGGTCATGCCAGCCTCACAAAGGAAACCCAAGTGAAGGCTGAAGGAGGCCCCGTTAGTGTTCACCCAACTCCCCTCTCTCCATTTCCATGAATGCCAGTCTGTCAACTGCCAGCCCCAAGGCCTCTCTGCTGCCTGCAGAGGGATGCTGGCTGAAACGAATGGCCACGGCTCCCCCAGTGGATAGTCCCTGGATCCCTCAGCACCTGAACAGAGGGTCTCAGGTGTGCACTGGACACAGGTTCCAGGCTTGGCCACACCCAGTTCTTTGGCTCCTTCCCCTACCCACTCCCTACTGAAGCTTCCTGAGGTCCCCTTCCAGAAAAGGGACTTGTACTCCAATTCTCATCTCTGATTCATCTCAGCCACTTGGCAAGACCATaattctgggcctcagtttcttatcTTTAAAGTGGGGCTACACAGCAACCTCTCCTGATTAGATGGGAGGATCCCTGCAAAGAACACCtggttcccccccaccccgcccacacacacacccaggacaGACAGCAAAGAAGGCTCTGCGAGATGTATTTTATTGAGCCCTGTCCTAGCAGGATAGGTGTTTCAGGCGCCAGCAGTGCTGTAGGTATTGGAGCCAGGAGTGGTGGTGGGGCCAGTGGCAGGTGATTTCAGTGGTGGACTCTGAGGTGTACTCCAGAGGGAACCCAGAAAGGTAGGAGACAGGCAGCTCGGGCTCTGAGGTACTGGTTTGGGGCTGCTGCTCGTGCACTGAGGTACTGGTTGGGGGCTGCGCTGGGGACGTCTTCTGATGTTTGCTGGACTTAGAGGCCTTGGGGGCTGACTCCGTTGGTCTATTAGAGCTGTCGTGGGGCTGCATGGGGATGGTGGTACCACTGGGAGATGGCTGCGCTGGGGACGTCTTCTGATGTTTGCTGGACTTAGAGGCCTTGGGGGCTGACTCCGTTGGTCTATTAGGGCTGTCGTGGGGCTGCATGGGGATGGTGGTACCACTGGGAGATGGCTGCGCTATGGATGTCTTCTGATGTTTGCTGGACTTAGAGCCCTTGAGGGCCGACTCCCCTGGTCTATTGGGACTGCTGTGGGGCTGCATGGGGATGCCAGTACCACTGGGAGATATCAGTGTTGGGGACGTCTTCTGATGTTTGCTGGACTTAGAGGCCTTGGGGGCTGACTCCGTTGGTTTATTAGGGCTGCTGTGGGGCTGCATGGGGATGGTGGTACCACTGGGAGATATCAGTGTTGGGGACATCTTCTGATGTTTGTTGGACTTAGAGCCCTTGAGGGCTGACTCCCCTGGTCTACTGGGACTGCTGTGGGGCTGCATGGGGATGGTGGTACCACTGGGAGATGGCACAGTAGGGGGGGGCTGGCTGGAGAAGGTGCTGGGATGATGCACAGAGCCTGAACCAGGGCCGGGGGActgctgggctggctgggagggGCCCAAGGAAGTGACAGATGGCTGGGGGTGCTGCTGACCATAGGCCTGGGGCTGGTTGGAAGAATTGGCTCTCGCACTAGATGCTTTTGAGGAAGACTGGACCTGGGATTTGCCAGGCAGCTTGGAGCCACTGGCAGAGCCTGTGACCAAGGATTGAGAATGGGACAGGCCAAAGGTGGTACATGAGGCATTCCCAGAGGCTGGCTTGATTGGGGCTGAGGGAACAGAGGGGGTCTGTTCTGAGGAATCAGTTGAGGAATCCGTGGAGGACCTGGTGCCTTTTAGCTGGCCGGCCAGCTTCTCTGCACGGGGACTGGGTAGGGACTTCACTTGTCCTTCTGGAGCTGAGCCACGGTTACTTTGGCTGCAGAGAGAGGGCCATGGGGGTAAGGTAGGTCTGGCCGAGCTCTCAGGTCCTGGGGCTATGCTCAGCTGCTAGAGAGTGGGATGGAGGCTGCTGGGGACCAGGGTAGGGTCAATGGCCATCCTTGGCAAGGATAGTCATCTGCACATATTCACACATATGTAGGTACACTTGTACACAATCACACACATAAATGAACTCACACAATGCACAAACCAACCcacagtcatacacacacacatacacacacacacacgcatgcttGCACTCACAcgtgctcatatgcatgcatacacattaTAAAACTTACTTCCTAGGGGTGGGGGTTACCTATGGTTGGCTCCAGTAGCAGCGGGGGGCCCACCGCCATAGCCGTTGGGGTGATGAGAGCCCGGCTTCGGGCCAGGGTCTGAAGGACTGGTTTCCGAAAGCAGAGGAGAGAAAGGCGGACAGTGAGAGGAGAAGCCAGAGCGCCTGATGCCAAGGGCCAAGATGCCAGATGGAGACCAGTCAGAGTCAGGAGGAGGGGAGCCAGGAGTGAAGGTAAGCAGAGGTGGATAggctgggagacagacagacCCAAACTGGGACAAACTAACTCCCCCATGCCCTACAAGCACACACCGTCCCGGGTTACTCCTGCTGCCACGTCCAGTGCTCGCCCGCTGAGGTCTCTCATGATGTTGTCCACGGCCTCGTGATGCTTTAGAAAGAGCGGGCGTATGACTCGACGGTACAGCATGTGAGCCCCATTCCATGGCCCGGGAATCAtgcagaacaacaggaaggcgcACTGCGGGCATGGATGGCAGTTACACTCGGCCCGGATCTGTGCCCCGGGAGGAGGGGTGGGACCTCTTCTGTCAGACACTGGGCTATGTGGACCTAGGCCCACGCAGACACTCCTTAGGATGTGTCTGGCCACCCCCATCAGACACCCTCTTGGGTGGACTTGGGCTGCCCCCATCAGATACTCCCCTGGCTGGGCCTGTTTCCACAGGGAAGGGACTGAGTCTCCCCTGACACCCGAGGAGGCAGCAGGGCGGGCCCCTCAAACCCCCAGTCTCTGGTTGCCTGCCTGCTCCCAGGAGATCCTATCCTGTGTGTGTTCCAGTGGTGCGTACCTTTCCCACGTAGTAGAAAGGGAACCAGGACAGGAGTAGATCGCTGAAGAACTCGGCAAGCCCGAATAGGCCGTACACCACCCAGTAGGTGAGCCACACAGTGTCGTCTTCTTTGCTTGGACTCTCGATAGCTTTtatcctgggggcagggggaggtaggACAGGATCAGGGGCTGCCTGGAGTTCCCTCATGCTCCCCACCTGGACAGCCCATGGACACTCACGAAGCATATGCGGGGTACACAAACCCGATGAGATTGCAAAGTAGAGGTGCCCCGTAACCGAACAGAAGATACAGGCTTAGCAGAGTGGTGGCTCCTGCAGAAAAGAGGGCATGGGTGAGGGCCTGGCTCACTCCACGCCCAGTCCGCAGGCTCCCagcctcctcttggcctggcggATGCACCCTGCAGAGTTGTCAGTCCTCCCACAAGCCTTAGTGACCTCTCCAGGGTGTGCTAGTCTCCACACAGCACCTGGACGACCCCCACCATGGCTCTGAACACTGAGCCTTGTGTCTGTAATTAGTTAACATATCCATCCCCCCTATTGTACTGTGAGCTCTCCAAAGGCAGGCAGGGTCCTCGGCCCTGGTGGATACAGAGTAGCTGCCCAATAAACACTTGCTGAATAAGGAATCACCTGCAATTATAACCACCTCACCTTGGGCCCTGTAAGAGGGGTTGGATACATGAGCCCTAAGCAATAGGAGAAAAAACTAAAACTGAGGCCATTCTATCATTAAGACATGGTTACTGGTGAGCGGACAAAGGCAGAGGcaatttaaaatttcatcttaggcctggtcagtgtggctcagtggttgagcatcgacccatgcaccaagaggttgccagttggaggcctgggttgcaggctcaatccctggtggggggcatgcaggaggtagccgatcaatgattctatatctccctctcctgctctctttaaaatcaataaaaata
The sequence above is a segment of the Myotis daubentonii chromosome 5, mMyoDau2.1, whole genome shotgun sequence genome. Coding sequences within it:
- the REEP6 gene encoding receptor expression-enhancing protein 6 isoform X2, with amino-acid sequence MDGLRQRFERLLEQRNLATEALRALEAKTGVDKRYLAAGATTLLSLYLLFGYGAPLLCNLIGFVYPAYASIKAIESPSKEDDTVWLTYWVVYGLFGLAEFFSDLLLSWFPFYYVGKCAFLLFCMIPGPWNGAHMLYRRVIRPLFLKHHEAVDNIMRDLSGRALDVAAGVTRDAKVTVAQLQKDK
- the REEP6 gene encoding receptor expression-enhancing protein 6 isoform X1, with the translated sequence MDGLRQRFERLLEQRNLATEALRALEAKTGVDKRYLAAGATTLLSLYLLFGYGAPLLCNLIGFVYPAYASIKAIESPSKEDDTVWLTYWVVYGLFGLAEFFSDLLLSWFPFYYVGKCAFLLFCMIPGPWNGAHMLYRRVIRPLFLKHHEAVDNIMRDLSGRALDVAAGVTRDVLQTLARSRALITPTAMAVGPPLLLEPTIAKVTVAQLQKDK